One stretch of Arachis hypogaea cultivar Tifrunner chromosome 20, arahy.Tifrunner.gnm2.J5K5, whole genome shotgun sequence DNA includes these proteins:
- the LOC114926135 gene encoding uncharacterized protein, with translation MLVRNQARIKITIREFYKNLYHQEESPFVSFRDGLVNLIAEEDVAALEVLPSFEEIKEVVWDCEPSRAPGSDEYNMNFIKKCWDEIGAEFMTVVLGKKEAAIIKLDFQKAYDKVKWQFVDIVLQKMGFGRRWREWVMECVGTSTMSVLINGSPTKPFKMDRGLRQGDSLSPFLFVLVVDILHRMIGEAVRNEEESIKNYKRLLRCFELMSGLSINFEKSSLIPINCDQLWVQSMCSLLGCKKAALSVKYLGIPLDANPRLEDSLLGICLVKLRFSEGEVSTTILGFNPKRLCHRDRELELLMKASATPMRVGTSESITRNLEAG, from the exons ATGTTAGTCAGAAATCAAGCAAGAATAAAAATTACTATCAGAGAGTTCTACAAGAATTTGTATCATCAGGAGGAGTCTCCTTTCGTGAGTTTTAGAGATGGACTGGTGAATTTAATAGCTGAAGAAGATGTGGCAGCTCTGGAGGTATTACCGTCGTTTGAGGAGATTAAAGAAGTTGTGTGGGACTGTGAACCTTCTAGGGCACCAGGTAGTGACGAGTACAACATGAACTTCATCAAGAAGTGTTGGGATGAAATTGGAGCTGAATTCATGACAGTTGTGTTAGG GAAGAAGGAAGCGGCTATAATCAAGTTGGATTTTCAAAAGGCATATGATAAGGTCAAATGGCAGTTTGTAGACATTGTCCTACAGAAGATGGGTTTTGGGCGCAGGTGGAGGGAGTGGGTTATGGAGTGTGTTGGCACATCTACTATGTCAGTGTTGATAAATGGATCACCAACTAAGCCGTTCAAGATGGATAGAGGTTTGAGACAAGGTGATTCTCTTTCTCCTTTCCTGTTTGTACTTGTTGTTGATATCCTACATAGGATGATTGGGGAGGCTGTCAGAAATG AGGAGGAGTCCATTAAGAACTACAAAAGGCTTCTTCGCTGCTTCGAACTGATGTCGGGGTTAAGTATCAATTTTGAGAAATCCAGTTTGATACCTATCAATTGTGATCAACTTTGGGTACAGAGCATGTGTAGTTTGCTGGGGTGTAAGAAAGCTGCTCTTTCGGTTAAATACCTGGGGATCCCTCTAGATGCGAATCCGAGACTG GAGGACTCACTTTTGGGAATATGTTTGGTTAAGTTGCGGTTCTCTGAAGGAGAGGTTTCCACGACTATTCTCGGTTTCAACCCAAAAAGGCTTTGTCATAGGGACAGAGAGTTGGAACTTCTAATGAAGGCGTCAGCTACTCCAATGAGAGTTGGAACTTCTGAATCAATTACACGAAACCTTGAGGCCGGTTAA